A genomic segment from Salvia splendens isolate huo1 chromosome 13, SspV2, whole genome shotgun sequence encodes:
- the LOC121762848 gene encoding pectin acetylesterase 8-like isoform X1, translated as MGSISHNQVTVSICFKIILYVLAFIVSQVDAQNAAQELNITFIADAITKGAGKICLDGTPGAYYFAKGFGDGINSWMVYLPGGGWCSSKEDCLKRSHDDALGSNKNAPPKALRAFQSQNKNINPDFYNWNMVEIRYCDGASFMADVEAVNPETKLYQRGRRIFSFIIEELMSTQGMSNAENALLVGTSAGGLATILNCDRFHSYLPSACRVKCISDSGFFIRAEHLRGAQDNIIYKFCNTVLFHELAEFLPKSCTQRHAPELCFLPENVVNDIRTPLFLLNSDFDRYQLGVHVLPNSSIEVGWRDCLKNDSSLPGCTKNNILPCCMDNQLQLIMDFQTTFLKTLEKLDDNPSRGLFITSCYDHDFIYKSSNWQGIPTLQNKASFMSLFAYMSRIVDSHFDLYHDLNYSFFMIIFAFDYRQFNKPWVIGISKGVVFNS; from the exons ATGGGTAGCATTAGCCACAACCAAGTCACGGTCTCCATATGCTTCAAAATTATACTTTATGTGCTCGCCTTCATCGTATCTCAAGTCGACGCTCAAAATGCTGCCCAAGAACTAAATATCACGTTCATAGCAGATGCCATAACAAAAGGGGCCGGTAAAA TCTGCTTGGATGGAACCCCTGGAGCCTACTATTTTGCTAAGGGATTCGGAGATGGAATCAACAGTTGGATGGTTTATCTACCT GGAGGAGGATGGTGTTCTTCAAAGGAAGACTGTCTCAAAAGAAGCCACGACGATGCTTTAGGATCCAACAAAAATGCTCCTCCTAAAGCTTTGCGTGCTTTCCaaagtcaaaacaaaaacataaatccAG ATTTTTATAACTGGAATATGGTTGAGATCCGGTACTGTGACGGTGCATCATTTATGGCAGATGTTGAAGCCGTCAATCCG GAAACAAAACTCTATCAAAGAGGCCGGAGAATCTTCTCTTTTATAATTGAAGAGCTCATGAGTACTCAAGGAATGAGCAATGCTGAAAAT GCTTTACTCGTAGGAACCTCGGCTGGTGGGTTGGCCACGATCCTGAATTGTGATCGTTTCCATTCTTATCTCCCAAGTGCTTGTCGTGTAAAATGCATTTCAGATTCTGGGTTCTTCATACGAGC GGAACATCTCCGTGGAGCTCAGGACAATATCATATACAAATTTTGCAACACAGTTTTATTTCAT GAATTAGCAGAATTTCTGCCGAAGTCATGCACACAGAGACATGCTCCAGAATTG tGTTTTCTCCCAGAAAATGTGGTAAATGATATTCGGACGCCACTGTTTCTGTTAAACTCTGATTTTGACCGATATCAA TTAGGGGTGCATGTATTACCAAATTCGTCTATTGAAGTAGGCTGGAGAGATTGCTTGAAAAATGATAGCAGTCTCCCAGGTTGCACGAAAAATAACATTCTTCCATGTTGCATGGACAATCAACTACAACTCATAATgg ATTTTCAGACTACATTTCTGAAAACATTGGAGAAACTAGATGATAATCCATCAAGAGGATTATTCATCACTTCGTGCTATGACcatgattttatttacaaatCATCCAATTGGCAGGGAATACCCACTTTGCAAAATAAGGCAAGTTTTATGAGTTTATTTGCATATATGTCTCGAATAGTGGACTCGCATTTTGATCTATACcacgatttaaattattcattttttatgataattttTGCTTTTGATTACAGACAATTCAACAAGCCTTGGGTGATTGGTATTTCGAAAGGAGTAGTGTTCAATTCATAG
- the LOC121762848 gene encoding pectin acetylesterase 8-like isoform X3, with the protein MGSISHNQVTVSICFKIILYVLAFIVSQVDAQNAAQELNITFIADAITKGAGKICLDGTPGAYYFAKGFGDGINSWMVYLPGGGWCSSKEDCLKRSHDDALGSNKNAPPKALRAFQSQNKNINPDFYNWNMVEIRYCDGASFMADVEAVNPETKLYQRGRRIFSFIIEELMSTQGMSNAENALLVGTSAGGLATILNCDRFHSYLPSACRVKCISDSGFFIRAEHLRGAQDNIIYKFCNTVLFHELAEFLPKSCTQRHAPELCFLPENVVNDIRTPLFLLNSDFDRYQLGVHVLPNSSIEVGWRDCLKNDSSLPGCTKNNILPCCMDNQLQLIMDFQTTFLKTLEKLDDNPSRGLFITSCYDHDFIYKSSNWQGIPTLQNKTIQQALGDWYFERSSVQFIDCQNIYPINCTVTV; encoded by the exons ATGGGTAGCATTAGCCACAACCAAGTCACGGTCTCCATATGCTTCAAAATTATACTTTATGTGCTCGCCTTCATCGTATCTCAAGTCGACGCTCAAAATGCTGCCCAAGAACTAAATATCACGTTCATAGCAGATGCCATAACAAAAGGGGCCGGTAAAA TCTGCTTGGATGGAACCCCTGGAGCCTACTATTTTGCTAAGGGATTCGGAGATGGAATCAACAGTTGGATGGTTTATCTACCT GGAGGAGGATGGTGTTCTTCAAAGGAAGACTGTCTCAAAAGAAGCCACGACGATGCTTTAGGATCCAACAAAAATGCTCCTCCTAAAGCTTTGCGTGCTTTCCaaagtcaaaacaaaaacataaatccAG ATTTTTATAACTGGAATATGGTTGAGATCCGGTACTGTGACGGTGCATCATTTATGGCAGATGTTGAAGCCGTCAATCCG GAAACAAAACTCTATCAAAGAGGCCGGAGAATCTTCTCTTTTATAATTGAAGAGCTCATGAGTACTCAAGGAATGAGCAATGCTGAAAAT GCTTTACTCGTAGGAACCTCGGCTGGTGGGTTGGCCACGATCCTGAATTGTGATCGTTTCCATTCTTATCTCCCAAGTGCTTGTCGTGTAAAATGCATTTCAGATTCTGGGTTCTTCATACGAGC GGAACATCTCCGTGGAGCTCAGGACAATATCATATACAAATTTTGCAACACAGTTTTATTTCAT GAATTAGCAGAATTTCTGCCGAAGTCATGCACACAGAGACATGCTCCAGAATTG tGTTTTCTCCCAGAAAATGTGGTAAATGATATTCGGACGCCACTGTTTCTGTTAAACTCTGATTTTGACCGATATCAA TTAGGGGTGCATGTATTACCAAATTCGTCTATTGAAGTAGGCTGGAGAGATTGCTTGAAAAATGATAGCAGTCTCCCAGGTTGCACGAAAAATAACATTCTTCCATGTTGCATGGACAATCAACTACAACTCATAATgg ATTTTCAGACTACATTTCTGAAAACATTGGAGAAACTAGATGATAATCCATCAAGAGGATTATTCATCACTTCGTGCTATGACcatgattttatttacaaatCATCCAATTGGCAGGGAATACCCACTTTGCAAAATAAG ACAATTCAACAAGCCTTGGGTGATTGGTATTTCGAAAGGAGTAGTGTTCAATTCATAGACTGTCAAAATATATATCCAATTAATTGCACTGTAACAGTTTGA
- the LOC121762848 gene encoding pectin acetylesterase 8-like isoform X2 has translation MGSISHNQVTVSICFKIILYVLAFIVSQVDAQNAAQELNITFIADAITKGAVCLDGTPGAYYFAKGFGDGINSWMVYLPGGGWCSSKEDCLKRSHDDALGSNKNAPPKALRAFQSQNKNINPDFYNWNMVEIRYCDGASFMADVEAVNPETKLYQRGRRIFSFIIEELMSTQGMSNAENALLVGTSAGGLATILNCDRFHSYLPSACRVKCISDSGFFIRAEHLRGAQDNIIYKFCNTVLFHELAEFLPKSCTQRHAPELCFLPENVVNDIRTPLFLLNSDFDRYQLGVHVLPNSSIEVGWRDCLKNDSSLPGCTKNNILPCCMDNQLQLIMDFQTTFLKTLEKLDDNPSRGLFITSCYDHDFIYKSSNWQGIPTLQNKASFMSLFAYMSRIVDSHFDLYHDLNYSFFMIIFAFDYRQFNKPWVIGISKGVVFNS, from the exons ATGGGTAGCATTAGCCACAACCAAGTCACGGTCTCCATATGCTTCAAAATTATACTTTATGTGCTCGCCTTCATCGTATCTCAAGTCGACGCTCAAAATGCTGCCCAAGAACTAAATATCACGTTCATAGCAGATGCCATAACAAAAGGGGCCG TCTGCTTGGATGGAACCCCTGGAGCCTACTATTTTGCTAAGGGATTCGGAGATGGAATCAACAGTTGGATGGTTTATCTACCT GGAGGAGGATGGTGTTCTTCAAAGGAAGACTGTCTCAAAAGAAGCCACGACGATGCTTTAGGATCCAACAAAAATGCTCCTCCTAAAGCTTTGCGTGCTTTCCaaagtcaaaacaaaaacataaatccAG ATTTTTATAACTGGAATATGGTTGAGATCCGGTACTGTGACGGTGCATCATTTATGGCAGATGTTGAAGCCGTCAATCCG GAAACAAAACTCTATCAAAGAGGCCGGAGAATCTTCTCTTTTATAATTGAAGAGCTCATGAGTACTCAAGGAATGAGCAATGCTGAAAAT GCTTTACTCGTAGGAACCTCGGCTGGTGGGTTGGCCACGATCCTGAATTGTGATCGTTTCCATTCTTATCTCCCAAGTGCTTGTCGTGTAAAATGCATTTCAGATTCTGGGTTCTTCATACGAGC GGAACATCTCCGTGGAGCTCAGGACAATATCATATACAAATTTTGCAACACAGTTTTATTTCAT GAATTAGCAGAATTTCTGCCGAAGTCATGCACACAGAGACATGCTCCAGAATTG tGTTTTCTCCCAGAAAATGTGGTAAATGATATTCGGACGCCACTGTTTCTGTTAAACTCTGATTTTGACCGATATCAA TTAGGGGTGCATGTATTACCAAATTCGTCTATTGAAGTAGGCTGGAGAGATTGCTTGAAAAATGATAGCAGTCTCCCAGGTTGCACGAAAAATAACATTCTTCCATGTTGCATGGACAATCAACTACAACTCATAATgg ATTTTCAGACTACATTTCTGAAAACATTGGAGAAACTAGATGATAATCCATCAAGAGGATTATTCATCACTTCGTGCTATGACcatgattttatttacaaatCATCCAATTGGCAGGGAATACCCACTTTGCAAAATAAGGCAAGTTTTATGAGTTTATTTGCATATATGTCTCGAATAGTGGACTCGCATTTTGATCTATACcacgatttaaattattcattttttatgataattttTGCTTTTGATTACAGACAATTCAACAAGCCTTGGGTGATTGGTATTTCGAAAGGAGTAGTGTTCAATTCATAG